A genomic region of Kribbella sp. NBC_00382 contains the following coding sequences:
- the lysA gene encoding diaminopimelate decarboxylase: protein MRAHEAGTLHADLGHNSPPWLRAPRDPNDLVTSLWSTTAKKNGDGALEVGGVDLRELVAEHGSPAYVLDEDDFRARARAFKLGFKDFDVYYAGKAFLSTTVVRWVMEEGLNLDICSGGELAVALRAGADPKRLGFHGNNKSEQELARALDAGVGRIIVDSEYEITRLIELAKERGVVAPLMVRVTAGVEAHTHAYIATAHEDQKFGFSITSGAAYEAVARINEAPELELLGLHSHIGSQIFDSSGFEVAAKRVIALHARVSDELGVDMPELDLGGGFGIAYTTQDDPSDPAQLATEMGKIVEHECRGHGIDVPRVSIEPGRAIVGPAMCTVYAVGTVKEVALDGDAYRTYVSVDGGMSDNIRTALYDADYSCTLANRYSEAGPTLARVVGKHCESGDIVVKDEFLPADVTPGDLVAVPGTGAYCRSMASNYNHVPRPPVIAVKDGQTRVVIRRETEDDMLALDMGAE, encoded by the coding sequence GTGAGGGCGCACGAGGCGGGCACGCTGCACGCCGACCTCGGGCACAACTCACCGCCCTGGCTGCGCGCGCCCCGTGACCCCAACGACTTGGTCACTTCGCTGTGGTCGACGACCGCCAAGAAGAACGGCGACGGCGCCCTCGAGGTCGGCGGCGTCGACCTGCGCGAGCTCGTCGCGGAGCACGGCAGCCCGGCGTACGTGCTGGACGAGGACGACTTCCGGGCCCGGGCGCGCGCGTTCAAGCTCGGCTTCAAGGACTTCGACGTCTACTACGCGGGCAAGGCCTTCCTCAGTACGACCGTCGTGCGCTGGGTGATGGAGGAGGGGCTCAACCTCGACATCTGCTCGGGCGGCGAGCTCGCCGTCGCTCTGCGAGCGGGCGCCGACCCGAAGCGGCTCGGGTTCCACGGCAACAACAAGTCCGAGCAGGAGCTGGCCCGGGCGCTCGACGCCGGCGTCGGCCGGATCATCGTCGACTCCGAGTACGAGATCACCCGGCTGATCGAGCTGGCCAAGGAGCGCGGCGTCGTCGCGCCGCTGATGGTCCGGGTCACCGCGGGCGTCGAGGCGCACACCCACGCGTACATCGCGACCGCGCACGAGGACCAGAAGTTCGGCTTCTCGATCACCTCGGGCGCGGCCTACGAAGCCGTTGCCCGGATCAACGAAGCGCCCGAGCTGGAGCTGCTCGGCCTGCACTCGCACATCGGCTCGCAGATCTTCGACTCGTCCGGGTTCGAGGTCGCCGCGAAGCGCGTGATCGCCTTGCACGCAAGGGTTTCCGACGAGCTCGGCGTGGACATGCCCGAGCTCGACCTCGGTGGCGGTTTCGGCATCGCGTACACCACCCAGGACGACCCGTCCGACCCCGCGCAGCTGGCCACCGAGATGGGCAAGATCGTCGAGCACGAGTGCCGCGGGCACGGTATCGACGTGCCGCGGGTCTCGATCGAGCCCGGCCGCGCGATCGTCGGCCCGGCGATGTGCACGGTCTACGCGGTCGGCACGGTCAAGGAGGTCGCACTCGATGGCGACGCCTACCGCACCTACGTCTCGGTCGACGGCGGGATGAGCGACAACATCCGCACCGCGCTGTACGACGCCGACTACTCCTGCACGCTGGCCAATCGCTACTCCGAGGCCGGGCCGACGCTCGCCCGGGTGGTCGGCAAGCACTGCGAGTCGGGCGACATCGTGGTGAAGGACGAGTTCCTGCCGGCCGACGTCACGCCGGGCGACCTGGTCGCCGTACCGGGCACCGGCGCGTACTGCCGGTCGATGGCGAGCAACTACAACCACGTACCGCGGCCACCGGTGATCGCGGTCAAGGACGGGCAGACGCGCGTCGTCATCCGTCGCGAGACCGAGGACGACATGCTTGCACTGG
- the argS gene encoding arginine--tRNA ligase, with product MTPEQLAEKILLALTALVDDGTLTVEGGLPGELKVERPKNPEHGDYATNIAMQLGKRSSLGNPRKLAELLAAKLQDDDAITAAEIAGPGFINIRVAADAQGKIAAQILEAGAAYGSTDSLKGQPINLEFISANPTGPLHLGHTRWAAVGDALARVLIAAGAKVTREFYVNDRGAQMEKFGASLMASANGVPVPEDGYHGEYIHDLAARIVAEEPGIKELPEADQLVAFREAGYVRQLKEQQDQLAQFRTEFDVWMSERTLHEQNGVGHAIEKLRAQGHLFEADDALWMRTTDFTDDKDRVLIRTNGEPTYFASDAAYYVNKRDRGFEVCIYLLGADHHGYVNRLKAIAACAGDDPEHNIEILIGQLVKILKNGEEMKLSKRAGTIVTLAELVEESGVDPLRYTLCRYPVESPLTLDIEEMTRQVSENPVYYVQYAHARLASILRNADELGIKLDEFEPGLLSHEKEGDLLRALADFPRVIATAAELREPHRVARYLEDTASAFHKFYDVCRVLPRGDEEIEPVHKARLTLVGATKTVLANGLDLLGVSAPERM from the coding sequence GTGACTCCGGAACAGCTCGCTGAGAAGATTTTGTTGGCTCTGACCGCGCTCGTCGACGACGGGACGTTGACGGTCGAGGGTGGGCTGCCTGGTGAGCTCAAGGTCGAGCGGCCCAAGAATCCCGAGCACGGCGACTACGCGACCAACATCGCGATGCAGCTGGGCAAGCGCTCCAGCCTGGGCAACCCGCGCAAGCTGGCCGAGCTGCTGGCGGCCAAACTGCAGGACGACGACGCCATCACGGCGGCCGAGATCGCCGGCCCGGGCTTCATCAACATCCGGGTCGCGGCCGATGCCCAGGGCAAGATCGCGGCCCAGATCCTCGAGGCGGGCGCGGCGTACGGAAGTACCGACTCGCTCAAGGGCCAGCCGATCAACCTGGAGTTCATCTCCGCCAACCCGACCGGCCCGCTGCACCTCGGCCACACCCGCTGGGCCGCCGTCGGCGACGCGCTGGCCCGGGTGCTGATCGCCGCCGGCGCCAAGGTCACCCGCGAGTTCTACGTGAACGACCGGGGCGCCCAGATGGAGAAGTTCGGCGCCTCGCTGATGGCCTCGGCCAACGGCGTACCGGTGCCGGAGGACGGGTACCACGGCGAGTACATCCACGACCTCGCGGCGCGGATCGTCGCCGAGGAGCCGGGGATCAAGGAGCTGCCCGAGGCCGACCAACTGGTCGCGTTCCGCGAGGCCGGCTATGTCCGGCAGCTCAAGGAGCAGCAGGACCAGCTGGCTCAGTTCCGGACCGAGTTCGACGTCTGGATGTCCGAGCGCACCCTGCACGAGCAGAACGGTGTCGGTCACGCGATCGAGAAGCTCCGCGCGCAGGGCCACCTGTTCGAGGCCGACGACGCGCTCTGGATGCGCACCACCGACTTCACCGACGACAAGGACCGGGTGCTGATCCGGACCAACGGCGAGCCGACCTACTTCGCCTCCGACGCCGCGTACTACGTGAACAAGCGCGACCGCGGCTTCGAGGTCTGCATCTACCTGCTCGGCGCCGACCACCACGGCTACGTGAACCGGCTGAAGGCGATCGCGGCCTGCGCCGGCGACGACCCCGAGCACAACATCGAGATCCTGATCGGCCAGCTCGTCAAGATCCTCAAGAACGGTGAGGAGATGAAGCTGTCCAAGCGCGCGGGCACGATCGTCACGCTCGCAGAGCTGGTCGAGGAGAGCGGCGTCGACCCGCTGCGGTACACGCTGTGCCGCTACCCGGTCGAGTCGCCGCTGACGCTCGACATCGAGGAGATGACCCGCCAGGTCAGCGAGAACCCGGTGTACTACGTGCAGTACGCGCATGCCCGGCTCGCCTCGATCCTGCGCAACGCCGACGAGCTCGGGATCAAGCTGGACGAGTTCGAGCCCGGCCTGCTCAGCCACGAGAAGGAAGGCGACCTGCTCCGCGCGCTCGCCGACTTCCCGCGGGTGATCGCCACGGCCGCCGAGCTGCGCGAGCCGCACCGGGTTGCCCGCTACCTCGAGGACACCGCGTCGGCGTTCCACAAGTTCTACGACGTCTGCCGGGTACTTCCGCGCGGCGACGAGGAGATCGAGCCGGTGCACAAGGCTCGGCTGACCCTGGTCGGCGCCACCAAGACGGTCCTCGCCAACGGGCTCGACCTGCTCGGCGTCAGTGCCCCGGAGCGGATGTGA
- a CDS encoding PspC domain-containing protein: MASSLVRPSGNRWIGGVCAGLARRFGISANTMRLIFVISCLLPGPQFLIYIVLWVMMPSED; this comes from the coding sequence ATGGCTAGCTCCTTGGTCCGACCGTCCGGTAACCGCTGGATCGGCGGTGTGTGTGCCGGTCTGGCGCGCCGCTTCGGCATCTCCGCGAACACGATGCGGCTCATCTTCGTGATCAGCTGTCTGCTGCCCGGTCCGCAGTTCCTGATCTACATCGTGCTCTGGGTGATGATGCCGTCGGAGGACTGA
- a CDS encoding serine hydrolase domain-containing protein: MAEVEGTCDARFGAVREALVASLDGKDVGASVAVYLGDEPVVDLWGGYFDEARTRPWESDTITCVFSTTKTMAALSMLILADRGVLDLDAPVAKYWPEFGALGKDKVLVRQVLGHTSGLPTWEVPVRTEQLYDWSLMTSLLAEQAPSSPPGEVGAYHAVTQGFLIGEIVRRATGRTLATFFAEEVAGPLGADFQLTVPPEDDHRVSPVIPAPTRAPELVAAGPGNPPIPAETANTEAWRRADIPSAAGFGNARSVAAVQSVLASGGEARGVRLLSKAGCERVLEEQFSGIDELFGGRMRYGMGYSVQGRTCSWGGWGGSIVLVDLETRLTVAYVMNQMLEESALGDERGLGMVFAAYEGLMA, encoded by the coding sequence ATGGCTGAGGTTGAGGGGACCTGCGACGCCCGGTTCGGGGCGGTGCGGGAGGCGCTGGTCGCGTCGCTGGACGGTAAGGACGTCGGGGCTTCGGTCGCCGTCTATCTGGGGGACGAGCCCGTCGTGGATCTGTGGGGCGGGTACTTCGACGAGGCCCGCACCAGGCCCTGGGAGTCCGACACGATCACCTGCGTCTTCTCCACGACGAAGACGATGGCCGCGTTGTCGATGCTGATCCTGGCCGATCGCGGCGTACTCGACCTGGACGCGCCGGTGGCGAAGTACTGGCCAGAATTCGGTGCCCTGGGCAAGGACAAGGTGCTGGTGCGGCAGGTGCTCGGGCACACCTCGGGCCTGCCCACTTGGGAGGTACCGGTACGGACCGAGCAGCTCTACGACTGGTCGCTGATGACCAGCCTGCTGGCCGAGCAGGCACCGAGCTCTCCGCCTGGGGAGGTCGGCGCCTATCACGCGGTGACCCAGGGATTTCTGATCGGCGAGATCGTACGGCGGGCAACCGGCCGGACCCTCGCCACCTTCTTCGCCGAGGAGGTCGCCGGGCCGCTCGGCGCCGACTTCCAGCTGACCGTGCCGCCCGAGGACGACCACCGGGTCTCGCCGGTCATTCCAGCTCCGACCAGAGCGCCTGAGCTGGTCGCGGCAGGGCCTGGGAACCCGCCGATTCCTGCTGAGACCGCCAACACCGAGGCGTGGCGGCGGGCCGATATCCCATCGGCCGCCGGCTTCGGGAACGCACGGTCGGTCGCGGCCGTGCAGTCGGTGCTTGCCTCCGGCGGCGAGGCGCGTGGGGTGCGGTTGCTGTCGAAGGCCGGGTGCGAGCGGGTCCTCGAGGAGCAGTTCTCCGGCATCGACGAGCTGTTCGGCGGCCGGATGCGCTACGGGATGGGGTACAGCGTGCAGGGCCGGACCTGCAGTTGGGGTGGTTGGGGAGGGTCGATTGTGCTGGTCGACCTCGAGACCCGCCTCACCGTCGCGTACGTGATGAACCAGATGCTGGAGGAGAGCGCGCTGGGGGACGAGCGCGGGCTCGGCATGGTGTTCGCGGCCTATGAAGGCCTTATGGCTTAA
- a CDS encoding AraC family transcriptional regulator: protein MDLLEELRTLILRHAVGQRGHSRHLLDGVQVSRVDAPTELSAGVAEPSVAIVASGVKLTLLNGVAYEYSAGQFLVTSLDLPVIGQALKASADEPFAVVSIRLDPLAIAPLLLETPARPPQYGGMVVSDATADLLDPVVRLLRIADRPDDVRVLGAGIRREILWRLLTGDQGALVQQIGLADGMLAHISDAIRWIRQHHNEPILVAELADLAGMSPSTFHRHFLAATSMTPIQFQKQLRLQEARVLLRTQPLTAAEVAYQVGYTSPAHFTRTYHKAFGRTPAEDRTP, encoded by the coding sequence GTGGACCTGCTCGAAGAGCTCCGGACGCTGATCCTGCGGCATGCCGTCGGGCAGCGCGGGCACAGCCGGCACCTGCTGGACGGTGTCCAGGTGAGCCGGGTGGACGCGCCGACCGAGTTGAGCGCCGGCGTGGCCGAGCCCTCGGTCGCGATCGTTGCCTCGGGCGTCAAACTGACGCTGCTCAACGGGGTCGCCTACGAGTACAGCGCCGGGCAGTTCCTGGTCACCTCGCTGGACCTGCCGGTGATCGGCCAGGCGCTGAAGGCCAGCGCGGACGAGCCGTTCGCGGTGGTCAGCATCCGGCTCGACCCGCTGGCGATCGCGCCGCTGCTGCTCGAGACGCCGGCCCGCCCACCGCAGTACGGCGGCATGGTGGTCAGCGACGCGACCGCCGACCTGCTCGATCCGGTCGTCCGGTTGTTGCGGATCGCTGACCGGCCGGACGACGTACGGGTCCTAGGCGCGGGCATCCGGCGCGAGATCCTCTGGCGCCTGCTCACCGGTGACCAGGGTGCGCTGGTTCAGCAGATCGGGCTGGCCGACGGCATGCTCGCCCACATCTCGGACGCGATCCGCTGGATCCGGCAGCACCACAACGAGCCGATCCTGGTGGCCGAGCTGGCGGATCTGGCCGGGATGAGCCCGTCCACCTTCCACCGGCACTTCCTTGCGGCCACCTCGATGACGCCGATCCAGTTCCAGAAACAGCTACGCCTGCAGGAGGCCAGGGTCCTGCTCCGGACGCAGCCCCTGACCGCCGCCGAGGTCGCGTACCAGGTCGGCTACACCAGCCCCGCCCACTTCACCCGGACCTACCACAAGGCCTTCGGCCGTACGCCGGCCGAGGACCGAACCCCTTAA
- a CDS encoding aldo/keto reductase, with protein sequence MNRRILGGTGLSVSELSLGAMMFGAMGNPDHEDSVRIIHRALDAGINLIDTADVYSAGESEEIVGTAINGRRDDVVLASKFGLPMGEDPNQSGASRRWIIQSVENSLRRLGTDHLDLYQLHRPDHDTDVAETLSALSDLVQAGKIRAFGSSMFPAETIVEAQWAAERRSTHRFLTEQLMYSIFTRRPEASVFPVTQRHDLGVLTFSPLNGGWLSGRADLLSSHRASTRQSHYDPTTPTGALKAAAVGKLSALADEAGMTLPQLAIAFVRAHPAVTSVLIGPRTHEQLDSLLPAADIALSADVLDRIDEIVPPGTELDPADNYNATSPAIEHAHLRRR encoded by the coding sequence ATGAACCGCAGAATTCTCGGCGGCACCGGTCTCTCGGTCAGCGAGCTCAGCCTCGGCGCGATGATGTTCGGCGCGATGGGCAACCCGGACCACGAGGACTCGGTCCGGATCATCCATCGCGCCCTCGACGCCGGCATCAACCTGATCGACACCGCTGACGTCTACTCGGCCGGTGAGTCCGAGGAGATCGTCGGTACTGCGATCAACGGCCGGCGCGACGACGTCGTACTGGCCAGCAAGTTCGGCCTGCCGATGGGCGAGGACCCGAACCAGAGCGGTGCCTCCCGACGGTGGATCATCCAGTCGGTCGAGAACAGCCTGCGCCGGCTCGGTACCGACCACCTTGACCTGTACCAGCTGCACCGGCCTGACCACGACACCGACGTCGCCGAGACGCTGTCCGCGCTGTCCGACCTGGTCCAGGCGGGCAAGATCCGCGCGTTCGGGTCGTCAATGTTCCCGGCGGAGACCATCGTCGAGGCGCAGTGGGCCGCGGAGCGGCGTAGTACGCACCGGTTCCTGACCGAGCAGCTCATGTACTCGATCTTCACCCGGCGCCCGGAGGCCAGCGTCTTCCCGGTGACCCAGCGGCACGACCTCGGCGTACTGACCTTCAGCCCACTCAACGGCGGCTGGCTGTCCGGCCGGGCGGACCTGTTGTCGTCCCACCGGGCGTCCACGCGGCAGAGCCACTACGACCCCACCACCCCGACCGGTGCCTTGAAGGCCGCCGCAGTCGGCAAGCTCAGCGCCCTCGCCGACGAGGCCGGGATGACGCTGCCGCAACTGGCGATCGCGTTCGTCCGGGCGCACCCGGCGGTGACGTCCGTCCTGATCGGCCCGCGAACCCACGAGCAACTCGACAGCCTCCTACCCGCCGCCGACATCGCCCTGTCCGCCGACGTGCTCGACCGGATCGACGAAATCGTCCCGCCTGGCACCGAGCTGGACCCTGCCGACAACTACAACGCCACCTCACCCGCGATCGAGCACGCACACCTACGCCGGCGCTGA